Within Palaeococcus ferrophilus DSM 13482, the genomic segment GTGATGAAGAGCAACGCAAAGTACAGCGTTTTAAACACGGGCCCCAGGGGTGTTTCAAGCTTCGGAAGGCTCCTCTACTCGAGGGGCGAGATATTCCCCCTCCTCTCTACGTATGATTCCTCCGGCTTGGGGGGGAAGAGGGGCACCCTTCTGGTCATAGGGCCCAACCTAGCCTTCACGGACGAGGAGGTGGGCGAGCTCAAAGTTTTCCTCGAGGGGGGAAACACGCTGATTCTGGCCGATGATTTTGGAACGGGGAACGCCCTTTTAAGCGCTCTGGGTGTTAAGGAACGGTTCTCGAAAGGGGAGGTTATAAGCCCCATCTACCGGGAAGCCTCCGGATCCGTGATGACGTCCAATGTGCTGCTCCCCGAGCTTCAGAAGGGTGTTGAGGTCGTGGTGACGCTCAGACCCTCCGCCGTCCTAAACCCCTCCAAACCGCTGGTGCTCTTTCCCAACGCCTCGCTCCTCAACGGAAAATACGGTGCATTTACACTGGTGGATGAGGTGTCCTACGGTTCCGGGAGGATAATCCTCGTTTCGGACCCGGATCTTTTCACAAACGCCCTGTTTAAAGACAACGAGGCATTTATAAATAACCTCCTTGACTACGCAACGGGGCCATTCTACATCGACGAGGCCCACCATAGCGATTTCAACCCATACACCTCGGGAACAATAACCATAAAGCGGGTTGTCAACAAGGAGCACGTGTTCTACTACGTCCTCTTCGTTGCCTTCGTTGTTTTCATCATTGAGAGCGGCCTCTGGCTTCTCCTTCTCGAGAAGATGCGCTCGCTTCTGTTCTTCTTCGTGAAGGAAGAAAAAATGGAACTTGAGGAAATCGTTAAAAGCCTCGAGGAAGAGGGACTTGACGGCGAGGTGTTGAGGAAGATAATCCGTGAAATAGAGACAGGTTCAAAGCTTGGTGATGCCCATGGACGGTAAGGGATTCATGGAAAGGCTTAAGAAAGAGATTAGGAAGGCCGTCGTCGGCAAAGAAGATGTAATAGAGTTGCTCACAATAGCCCTCCTATCGGAGGGACATGTCCTCATAGAGGGCATTCCCGGTGTGGCCAAGACAACCATAGCCAAGGCCTTCTCGCAGGCGATAGGGTTGAAGTTTTCGAGAATTCAGCTCACCCCCGACCTCCTTCCAGCGGACATAGTGGGTATCTTCTACTACGACCAGAAAACCGGCGAGTGGACCATAAAGCACGGGCCGATATTTGCCAACGTTGTTCTCGCGGACGAGATAAACAGGGCACAGCCCAAAACCCAGAGCGCCCTCCTAGAGGCGATGCAGGAGAAGCAGGTCACCATCGAGGGCACCACGCACAGACTCCCTGAGCCATTCTTCGTCATAGCCACCATGAACCCTCTGGAGCACGAGGGCGTCTACGTTCTTCCGGAGGCCCAGCTCGACAGGTTCATGCTCAAGGTTGAAGTCGGCTATCCACCAAAGGAAGAGGAGCTTAACCTTCTTCGCAGGAAGAGTACCAACGACTTTGGTGAAATAAGGCCCATTGTGACACATGGGGGCCTCATGAGGCTCATAAGCGAAGCTAAGAAAGTCTCTGCCAGTGACGAAATCATCGAGTACATATACTCGATAGTCGCAAGGACGAGGGAGGATGAGAGACTGCTCTTCGGAGCGTCCCCCAGAGCTGGAGAGCACCTCCTCTACGCGGCAAAGGCCTCGGCTTTCCTCGACGGGAGGGATTATGTCATCCCCGACGATGTCAAGAAGGTGGCAAAGCCCGTCCTCGTGCACAGGCTCATCCTCAAGGCGGAGTACGAGCTCGAAGGATTAAAAACGACGGACGTCATAGAGGACGTTCTGAGGAGCACAGCGGTGCCGGTGTGAGAGATGACGCGCGAAGAGCTTCTTCTGCTTCTCTCTTTCCTCCTCGTTCTTGAGGGTTACCTCGGTGAGAACACGGCCCCTGCGGTGTTGGGGTTCTTTATCCCCCTCTACCTCCTCGCCGTCAAGAGACGTGTGAGCTTTCAAATTGGCGGTGGCTTTGAGGCGCCAAAAAGCCTCGAGGAGGGTAGGTGGGGGAAGGTTCTTCTTAAAGTGAGGAACGGGGGGAGAAATGCGAGGGTTAACGTGGGGTTGAACACGGGGGGACTTGAAGTTGAGGAACCAGGGGAGGTCTTTCTCTCGCAGGGAGAGGAGATAGAGATCGAGCTGAGGATAAGGGCCCACTCGAAGGGAGAATTTTCGGTGGGGCCCGTGAAAGTGAGAGCGGAGGACGAGAGGGGCCTCTACTTTGAGGACTTTACCCTTGGGGAGGAGGTAAAGCTCCCGGTTTATCCCTCCGTGGAGGCGATAAAGGAGGCGGTGAGGAGCGACCACAACATACGCCTAGCTGAGATGTACAGACGGAGTCAGTTCCTCGGGAGCGAGAGCATGGAGATAAAGGAGCTCCGCGAATTCCAGCACGGGGACGACTTCAAGAGGATAGACTGGAAGGCCTCGATGAGGCTTGGGGAACTCATAGTGAGGGAGATGCTTAGGGAGGAGGAGGCCGACGTTTACATATTCGTTGACAACGGCAGGGAGATGAGGAAGGGCATAGAGAGGGCCAAAATAGACTATGCAGCTACCCTTGCCCTCCAGCTGGCCTCCAACCTTATAAAGTCGTACAGGATTGGGATGGTAATCTACGACGAAGAAAATGCTGACTTCCTGAAGGCCTCCAGGGGAGCGGCGCAGCTGGGGAGAATGAGGCAAAAGCTTGCCATACGGAGGGAGAAGAAGGAGATGAGCCTCAAGTTCGGTCTTCAGGTGGCGGTGAGCGAGAGAGCTAGGGAGTTCTTGAGAAAGGTGTTTCCCCTTAGAAAGGGCAGGCGCGGAAGCAAAGGGGTCTTCGAGGGCCTCTCCCTCGTAAAGCAACCCTCAATCCTCATCTTCATAAGCGACCTTAGTAATCCCTCGGACCTATACAGGGCCATAGCAAGCGCGAGAAGGATTCACCGCGTTCTTCTCCTCTCGCCCAACCCTGTACTGTTCTACTCGAAGGAGCTCGACGAAGAAACCCTAAAGCGGCTCTACAGGGCCTATCTGGAGAGGGAAAGGCTAATCAAACGCTTCGGCTCTCTAGTTCCAACACTCGACCTCGGGCCCAGCGACTATATAAACGAGATAGCGAGGGTGATGTGAATGATAGGGGTTGCGGCTGTTATAATTTCATCGTTGGTGCTGGGGCAGCCGGTTCTGCTACTTGGTATTTTTCCCTTCATCCTCTCCATGAGAAGCAGGGACGCTGGTTTGGGAGCCTATTTCCTCTACGCCCCCTATGTGGCTTCGAAGGTTCCCCCATTGAACCTCTACAGCTATCTGGATGGGATCAGCATTCTCATCTTCGCCCTCTCACTTCTCCTCCTTCTGGAGGACGTTCTAAGGAGCACCATCAAGATTAAAAAAACCGAACTTGCAGCGGGGGCAATAATGCTCCTGTCCCCGCTCTTCCCGGAGGCTTTCATAGTGGGGGCACTCCTTTACCTGGCCTCCCTGAGACCGGAACCCCTGGTGATGCTGGCTCCCGCTATGGTCACGGTTGTGATGCTCATCGCCCGGGACACCCTCCAAAACCTCGGGGGCAGCGGGGGAGTTCTCGTCCTCGGGGGGTTCACGGCCCTCACCGCAATCCTCCTAGCGCTGAAAAACGTTAAAAGTAGTGAAATGCTTATACCGGGAGGGGATTGATATGGACGTAGAAAAGCTCTTCAGGCCAAAGTTTGCGGTTCCGGGCATAACGCTTATTACACTCATATACCGTCTCATACCCCTCCGCTTCAAGTACCTGCTCGGCTTCGACCCCTACTTTCACCTCGCTTACATAGAGGAGGCGTTGAAGGCCGGCGAATGGTTCAACTTTTTGACCATCGCGGGTGGTCCATGGGGGTATCAGGTGAAGCTCGTCCATCCCCTCGGCCTCTGGATGACCCCCGCTTACGTCTATAAATTGCTGAGCATCTTCGGTCTCTCCCTCCAGACGGCCTTCAGGATAACGCCCGTTATATTTGGGACGCTGACGGTTCTGGCGTTCTACTTCGCCCTTTTGAGGCTCTACGATGAGAAACGTGCCTTTTTTGCCTCACTGTTCTTGGCCATAAGCTACGGGCACGTGTTCAGATCAATGGCCAACTACTATCGCGGCGACAACTACATGCTCTTCTGGTACAGCGTGGCATTCCTCGGGATTGCCCTTGCGCTCACCTATAAAAAAGGGCCCAAGCGTTTTGCCTTCTATCTCATCCCCGCCCTTGCGAGCGGGTTTGCAAGTATTTTCTGGCAGGCGTACTATCCAATCTTCATCTTCCTCCTTTCAAATGCTCTCCTTATCGGCGCTGGTGCCTTCATCCTCGGTGAGAAAGAGGGTTTTAAGGACGCCATGTTAATCGTTCTTTCCACTGTCCCCGGCGTTCTACTTGCAAACGCCCTTGGGGGGAAGTTCGGCTACGGGATGTTGGGGTATAATGACTGGACGGGGAAGCGTATCGCTGAAGAACTCGGACTTAGCTTTGGCATCCTCAAGGACGCTTACCTGATTGTTCACCTGAGATATCTCGTTCCCCTCTCGCTTGCGTTTATTGTTTTCCTGTTTCTTCTCGTGAGGATTTTGAAGGATAAGCGCCACAGGGCAGGATTCGTTATTGTTCTCGCCTTCATAGGGATTCTTCTGCTCTTCAGGGGGGCTGGTCCGCTCAAAGAGCTCTCCGCGGGATTTGGAATCTTTAAAAACTGGCCCGTCCAGGAAACAGGCCCTCCAACTAAAGGTGACCTGTGGGCATCATACAATCTCGCCCTCTTCCTCCTCCCGCTCTACGCCCTCTCCTTCAGAAGGGGGAACGTCAGGGACTTTCCGCTTCTTGGGTTAATGCTCCCATCACTTTACATGCTGGCCTTCTGGAAGCGCTTCCTTTTCATAGCCTCCCCCGCTATAGCCTTTCCAGCAGGGATTGGGCTGGTGGAGCTCTACGAAGCTATTAGGCCGCGCTTGAGTGGAAGGAAGTTCCTGGCCATCGGACTAGTACTCCTTGTCCTGATTCCCTCC encodes:
- a CDS encoding DUF4350 domain-containing protein, with amino-acid sequence MRRAFYAILLIVGIGLMVMPLSVPVMKSNAKYSVLNTGPRGVSSFGRLLYSRGEIFPLLSTYDSSGLGGKRGTLLVIGPNLAFTDEEVGELKVFLEGGNTLILADDFGTGNALLSALGVKERFSKGEVISPIYREASGSVMTSNVLLPELQKGVEVVVTLRPSAVLNPSKPLVLFPNASLLNGKYGAFTLVDEVSYGSGRIILVSDPDLFTNALFKDNEAFINNLLDYATGPFYIDEAHHSDFNPYTSGTITIKRVVNKEHVFYYVLFVAFVVFIIESGLWLLLLEKMRSLLFFFVKEEKMELEEIVKSLEEEGLDGEVLRKIIREIETGSKLGDAHGR
- a CDS encoding AAA family ATPase codes for the protein MDGKGFMERLKKEIRKAVVGKEDVIELLTIALLSEGHVLIEGIPGVAKTTIAKAFSQAIGLKFSRIQLTPDLLPADIVGIFYYDQKTGEWTIKHGPIFANVVLADEINRAQPKTQSALLEAMQEKQVTIEGTTHRLPEPFFVIATMNPLEHEGVYVLPEAQLDRFMLKVEVGYPPKEEELNLLRRKSTNDFGEIRPIVTHGGLMRLISEAKKVSASDEIIEYIYSIVARTREDERLLFGASPRAGEHLLYAAKASAFLDGRDYVIPDDVKKVAKPVLVHRLILKAEYELEGLKTTDVIEDVLRSTAVPV
- a CDS encoding DUF58 domain-containing protein, coding for MTREELLLLLSFLLVLEGYLGENTAPAVLGFFIPLYLLAVKRRVSFQIGGGFEAPKSLEEGRWGKVLLKVRNGGRNARVNVGLNTGGLEVEEPGEVFLSQGEEIEIELRIRAHSKGEFSVGPVKVRAEDERGLYFEDFTLGEEVKLPVYPSVEAIKEAVRSDHNIRLAEMYRRSQFLGSESMEIKELREFQHGDDFKRIDWKASMRLGELIVREMLREEEADVYIFVDNGREMRKGIERAKIDYAATLALQLASNLIKSYRIGMVIYDEENADFLKASRGAAQLGRMRQKLAIRREKKEMSLKFGLQVAVSERAREFLRKVFPLRKGRRGSKGVFEGLSLVKQPSILIFISDLSNPSDLYRAIASARRIHRVLLLSPNPVLFYSKELDEETLKRLYRAYLERERLIKRFGSLVPTLDLGPSDYINEIARVM
- a CDS encoding glycosyltransferase family 39 protein; the protein is MDVEKLFRPKFAVPGITLITLIYRLIPLRFKYLLGFDPYFHLAYIEEALKAGEWFNFLTIAGGPWGYQVKLVHPLGLWMTPAYVYKLLSIFGLSLQTAFRITPVIFGTLTVLAFYFALLRLYDEKRAFFASLFLAISYGHVFRSMANYYRGDNYMLFWYSVAFLGIALALTYKKGPKRFAFYLIPALASGFASIFWQAYYPIFIFLLSNALLIGAGAFILGEKEGFKDAMLIVLSTVPGVLLANALGGKFGYGMLGYNDWTGKRIAEELGLSFGILKDAYLIVHLRYLVPLSLAFIVFLFLLVRILKDKRHRAGFVIVLAFIGILLLFRGAGPLKELSAGFGIFKNWPVQETGPPTKGDLWASYNLALFLLPLYALSFRRGNVRDFPLLGLMLPSLYMLAFWKRFLFIASPAIAFPAGIGLVELYEAIRPRLSGRKFLAIGLVLLVLIPSTSGALALSKVWNTKPIITEEWVEALTWLKENSNENDIVLAWWDYGHWITYYSRRSPVAQGSSNPSVAAYLLGLLGENWAQNLGVDYVIVSYEDFLKLGPIINTVKLSKRWENITDEEYGFALLPLTGVYGNIFTFENGPYKALVAKRNTIWEAKVVAGGATGYPSELLVEVGNETINAPLSSRASLGPVLYVNLNYGYAFLMSRTIANTTMARLFTGDAPNHYRLVYSDGGRIKIYRFEHPNVIVTRTNGTVVFHFKNTTGTGLGIWGFLDNGTLVFKKWYGVKGLEEFELPGDVNGTVIRYAYAEGKQIVDRGVFRCNGRKQNVSKSSVLQIFVSKNLLNARR